From one [Ruminococcus] lactaris ATCC 29176 genomic stretch:
- a CDS encoding DUF1934 domain-containing protein: protein MTKDVFVSISGMHEEIAETPAVERDEAEAIEVVTPGSYYFRNEKHYIVYDEAVEGSSEMIRNRIKITGTGCVEIVKSGLSDSHMIFEKNKKNSTYYRTPYGQMLLDVNTRELEIQVTEDEIDVRIEYELDVNHEPMADCRIKMNIMSRSNGSFSVLG from the coding sequence ATGACAAAGGATGTATTTGTAAGCATTTCCGGTATGCACGAAGAGATTGCAGAGACGCCTGCAGTTGAAAGGGACGAGGCAGAAGCGATCGAAGTTGTGACTCCGGGCAGCTATTACTTCAGAAACGAGAAGCATTATATTGTATATGATGAGGCTGTGGAAGGGTCTTCTGAAATGATCAGAAACCGGATCAAGATCACAGGAACTGGATGCGTGGAGATCGTAAAGAGCGGATTGTCAGATTCTCACATGATCTTTGAAAAGAATAAAAAGAACTCGACGTATTACCGGACACCGTATGGACAGATGCTGCTTGATGTGAATACCAGAGAGCTGGAGATTCAGGTGACAGAGGATGAAATTGATGTACGGATCGAGTATGAACTGGATGTAAATCATGAGCCTATGGCGGACTGCAGGATCAAAATGAATATCATGTCCCGCAGCAATGGAAGTTTTTCCGTGTTAGGATGA
- the murI gene encoding glutamate racemase, whose translation MMNKKTAPVGVFDSGVGGLTVAREISRQLPDENIVYFGDTARVPYGSKSQNTIIRFSEQIIRFLKTKEVKAIVIACNTASALALDAVKDEFDIPILGVVIPGARAAVEATKNRKVGVVGTEATVQSGMYTKVIQGMNPEITVIEKACPLFVPLVEEGFKEHQVTEEVIEYYLESMRSTDIDAMILGCTHYPLLRSKIRAYMGDKIQIVNPAYETAMDLKCLLEENDMANDGTEGQHSNYSFYVSDAAEKFRKFANTVMPFDVPITNVVNIEGY comes from the coding sequence ATGATGAATAAAAAGACAGCTCCTGTCGGAGTATTTGATTCAGGAGTCGGAGGACTGACGGTTGCAAGAGAGATCAGCCGACAGTTACCGGATGAGAATATTGTTTATTTCGGAGATACTGCCCGCGTTCCTTATGGAAGTAAGTCGCAGAATACGATCATTCGTTTTTCGGAACAGATCATTCGTTTTTTGAAGACCAAAGAGGTGAAGGCGATCGTGATCGCCTGCAATACTGCAAGTGCATTGGCACTGGATGCGGTGAAAGATGAGTTTGATATCCCAATCCTGGGAGTGGTTATTCCGGGTGCGAGAGCAGCCGTAGAGGCGACGAAGAACAGGAAAGTCGGAGTAGTTGGGACAGAGGCAACGGTTCAGAGCGGGATGTATACGAAAGTGATCCAGGGAATGAACCCGGAGATCACGGTCATTGAGAAGGCCTGCCCGTTGTTTGTTCCTCTGGTGGAAGAAGGATTTAAAGAGCATCAGGTAACAGAGGAAGTAATCGAGTATTATCTGGAATCTATGCGAAGTACGGATATTGATGCCATGATTCTTGGCTGTACGCATTATCCGTTGCTCAGATCTAAGATCCGGGCTTATATGGGGGACAAGATTCAGATTGTAAACCCTGCTTATGAGACAGCGATGGATCTGAAATGTCTGCTGGAAGAGAATGATATGGCGAATGACGGAACAGAAGGGCAGCACAGCAATTATTCATTTTATGTAAGTGATGCGGCAGAGAAGTTCAGAAAATTTGCAAATACAGTCATGCCATTTGATGTGCCGATAACGAATGTAGTGAATATAGAAGGATATTAA
- the pfkA gene encoding 6-phosphofructokinase — protein MAEKTMNEKEKYLDEIEDKIRTIGVLTSGGDAPGMNAAIRAVVRRALAKGLKVRGIRRGYHGLLKEEIIDLTARDVSDIVQRGGTILQTARCKTMRTEEGQQKAAAICKKYGIDGLVVIGGDGSFAGAQKLANLGVNTIGVPGTIDLDIACTDYTIGFDTAVNTAMYAIDKVRDTSTSHERCSVIEVMGRDAGYLALWCGIANGAERILMPEEHGFDEKALIEDILENKKRGKQNYIIINAEGVGDSINLAKRIEDATGIETRATILGHMQRGGSPTCKDRVYASTMGAMAVDLLCQGKTNRVVGYQHGEFVDFDIEEALAMKKTISAYQYDVAKSLAI, from the coding sequence ATGGCAGAGAAAACTATGAATGAAAAAGAAAAATATCTGGACGAGATTGAGGATAAGATCCGTACGATCGGAGTTCTGACGAGTGGAGGAGACGCTCCTGGAATGAATGCAGCAATCCGTGCAGTCGTAAGACGTGCCCTTGCAAAAGGATTAAAGGTTCGCGGAATCCGCAGAGGATATCATGGACTTCTGAAAGAAGAGATCATCGATCTGACAGCACGTGATGTGTCTGATATTGTTCAGCGTGGTGGTACAATTCTTCAGACAGCACGTTGCAAGACAATGCGTACAGAAGAAGGACAGCAGAAGGCAGCTGCTATCTGTAAAAAGTATGGCATTGATGGTCTTGTAGTAATCGGAGGAGACGGATCATTTGCAGGAGCTCAGAAGCTTGCAAATCTCGGAGTTAATACGATCGGTGTTCCGGGAACGATCGATCTGGATATCGCCTGCACAGATTATACGATCGGATTTGATACAGCGGTTAATACAGCTATGTATGCGATCGATAAAGTTCGTGATACTTCTACATCTCATGAGAGATGCAGTGTCATTGAGGTTATGGGTCGTGACGCAGGATATCTTGCACTGTGGTGCGGTATTGCCAACGGAGCTGAGCGTATCCTGATGCCGGAAGAGCATGGATTTGATGAGAAAGCCCTGATCGAGGACATTCTTGAGAATAAGAAACGCGGTAAACAGAATTATATCATTATCAATGCTGAGGGTGTTGGTGATTCTATCAATCTTGCAAAGAGAATCGAAGATGCAACAGGTATTGAGACAAGAGCTACGATCCTTGGACATATGCAGCGTGGTGGAAGCCCGACATGTAAGGACAGAGTTTACGCTTCTACAATGGGAGCTATGGCAGTTGACCTTCTCTGCCAGGGCAAGACAAACCGTGTTGTAGGATATCAGCATGGGGAGTTCGTTGATTTTGATATTGAGGAAGCTCTTGCAATGAAGAAGACCATTTCTGCATACCAGTATGATGTGGCTAAATCACTTGCAATCTAA
- a CDS encoding DNA polymerase III subunit alpha, producing the protein MSFAHLHVHTEYSLLDGSNKIKEYVARVKELGMNSAAITDHGVMYGVIDFYREARKQGINPILGCEVYVAPNSRFDREVTGGDDRYYHLVLLAENNEGYENLTKIVSKGFVEGYYYKPRVDKELLRTYHKGIIALSACLAGEVPRYLTKGMYEEAKDRALEYQEIFGKGNYFLELQDHGIPDQQLVNQQLMKLSQETGIELVATNDVHYTYADDEKAHDILLCIQTGKKLSDENRMRYEGGQYYVKSEEEMAALFPYARQALENTQKIADRCSVEIEFGVTKLPKYDVPEGYTSWEYLQKLCYEGLDQRYRTPSQELKDRLAYELDTIRHMGYVDYFLIVWDFIKYAKDHGIAVGPGRGSAAGSIVSYCLGITTIDPIHYQLLFERFLNPERVSMPDIDVDFCYERRQEVIDYVTRKYGKDCVAQIVTFGTLAARGVIRDVGRVMDLPYAYVDSIAKMIPQELGITIDKALQMNPELRKLYESDETVTHLIDMAKRLEGLPRHCSMHAAGVVICQKPVEEYVPLSRAADGTITTQFIMTTLEELGLLKMDFLGLRTLTVIQNAVQLARKKQPDLQIDKIDYNDKAVLDYIGTGKTEGIFQLESGGMKNFMKELQPHSLEDVIAGISLYRPGPMDFIPQYIRGKNDRSSITYDCPQLEPILAPTYGCIVYQEQVMQIVRDLAGYTLGRSDLLRRAMSKKKAAVMEKERKTFVYGDEETGVPGCIKNGIDEQTANKIYDEMIDFAKYAFNKSHAAAYAVVSYQTAWLKYYYPVEYMAALMTSVIDNPTKVAEYIYVCRQMGIKILPPDINKGEADFSVDGGDIRYGLAAIKSIGRPVIRAIVNDRKELGEFRNLEDFITRISSRELMNKRLVENLIKAGALDVLGGTRKQFMSIYIQIVDHMQQEKKNSMVGQMSLFDMVSEEQKEEFQIRMPDVGEYTKENLLGFEKEVLGVYVSGHPLESYEEEWRKVISATTADFQVDPEVGYTKVRDGAREIIGGIIAEKTVKHTKTNQMMAFLTVEDLFGTVEVVVFPRDYEKYRQYLEEDNKIFVKGRVSEEDDKASKLICEKILPFGQKKKELWIQFPDKETYLEEEAITYGYLADSEGNDEVMIYCEKEKIVKKLPANKNISINPQILSRLMNHFGENRVKVVEKAIENHF; encoded by the coding sequence ATGAGTTTTGCACATTTACATGTCCATACGGAGTACAGTCTTCTGGATGGCTCGAACAAGATCAAAGAGTATGTTGCAAGAGTGAAAGAGCTGGGGATGAACAGTGCGGCAATTACGGATCACGGAGTCATGTACGGAGTGATCGATTTTTATCGGGAGGCACGTAAGCAGGGGATCAATCCGATTCTCGGATGCGAGGTCTATGTAGCTCCCAATTCCCGGTTTGACAGGGAAGTGACAGGCGGAGATGACCGGTATTACCATTTAGTGCTGCTGGCTGAGAATAACGAAGGATACGAGAATCTGACAAAGATCGTTTCCAAAGGATTTGTGGAAGGGTACTATTACAAGCCGAGAGTAGATAAAGAACTTTTAAGAACCTATCATAAGGGGATTATTGCGTTGAGTGCGTGTCTTGCAGGAGAAGTTCCAAGATATCTTACCAAAGGGATGTATGAAGAGGCAAAAGACCGGGCTTTGGAGTATCAGGAGATTTTCGGAAAAGGGAATTATTTTCTGGAGCTTCAGGATCATGGAATCCCGGATCAGCAGTTGGTAAACCAGCAGTTGATGAAGCTGTCGCAGGAGACCGGGATTGAACTGGTTGCTACGAATGATGTGCATTATACCTATGCAGATGATGAGAAGGCACATGATATCCTGCTCTGTATTCAGACGGGGAAAAAGCTGTCGGATGAGAACCGGATGCGTTATGAAGGCGGGCAGTATTATGTGAAGTCCGAAGAAGAGATGGCGGCTCTGTTCCCGTATGCAAGGCAGGCACTGGAGAATACGCAGAAGATCGCGGACCGCTGTTCTGTGGAGATTGAGTTCGGAGTGACGAAGCTTCCTAAATATGACGTGCCGGAAGGCTATACTTCCTGGGAGTACCTGCAGAAGCTGTGCTATGAAGGACTGGATCAGCGTTATAGGACACCGTCGCAGGAGCTGAAAGACCGGCTGGCATACGAGCTGGATACGATCCGGCATATGGGATATGTCGATTATTTCCTGATCGTATGGGATTTTATCAAATATGCAAAAGACCATGGAATCGCAGTCGGACCGGGGCGTGGTTCAGCAGCGGGAAGTATCGTGTCCTATTGTCTGGGGATCACAACCATTGATCCCATCCATTATCAGCTCCTGTTCGAGCGTTTTCTGAATCCGGAACGTGTATCCATGCCGGATATTGATGTGGATTTCTGCTATGAGAGACGGCAGGAAGTGATCGATTATGTAACGAGAAAATACGGAAAAGACTGCGTGGCTCAGATCGTTACATTTGGAACGCTTGCGGCAAGAGGTGTCATCCGTGATGTAGGAAGAGTCATGGATCTGCCTTATGCCTATGTGGATTCGATTGCCAAGATGATTCCCCAGGAGCTTGGAATTACGATTGATAAAGCTCTGCAGATGAATCCGGAGCTTCGTAAGCTTTATGAGTCGGATGAGACGGTGACGCATCTGATCGATATGGCGAAGCGACTGGAGGGACTGCCGAGGCACTGTTCGATGCATGCGGCAGGAGTGGTGATCTGCCAGAAACCTGTAGAGGAGTATGTACCTCTTTCAAGGGCAGCAGATGGGACAATCACGACCCAGTTTATTATGACAACGCTGGAAGAACTGGGACTTTTGAAGATGGACTTCCTGGGCCTGCGTACACTGACCGTGATTCAGAATGCGGTACAGCTTGCAAGAAAAAAGCAGCCGGATCTTCAGATCGACAAGATTGACTACAATGATAAGGCAGTGCTGGATTATATCGGTACAGGAAAGACGGAAGGAATCTTCCAGTTGGAAAGTGGCGGGATGAAGAATTTCATGAAAGAATTGCAGCCCCATAGCCTGGAGGATGTGATCGCGGGAATTTCTCTGTACCGTCCGGGTCCGATGGATTTCATTCCACAGTATATCCGGGGAAAGAACGACAGATCATCCATCACATATGACTGCCCACAACTTGAACCAATCCTTGCACCGACTTATGGCTGTATCGTTTATCAGGAACAGGTTATGCAGATCGTGCGGGATCTTGCAGGTTATACACTTGGACGAAGTGACCTTCTGCGTCGTGCCATGTCCAAGAAAAAAGCAGCGGTCATGGAAAAGGAACGGAAAACTTTCGTTTACGGCGATGAAGAGACCGGTGTACCGGGATGTATCAAGAACGGGATTGATGAGCAGACTGCAAATAAGATCTATGATGAGATGATCGATTTTGCAAAATATGCTTTTAACAAGTCTCATGCGGCTGCTTATGCAGTAGTATCTTATCAGACGGCGTGGCTGAAATACTATTATCCGGTAGAGTATATGGCAGCCCTGATGACTTCTGTGATCGATAATCCGACGAAGGTTGCAGAATATATTTACGTCTGCCGTCAGATGGGGATCAAAATCCTTCCGCCGGATATCAACAAAGGGGAGGCGGATTTTTCAGTAGACGGCGGAGATATCCGTTATGGACTGGCTGCGATCAAGAGTATCGGCCGCCCGGTGATCCGTGCCATTGTGAATGACAGAAAGGAACTCGGAGAGTTCAGAAATCTGGAAGATTTTATTACTAGGATTTCGAGCCGGGAGCTGATGAATAAACGGCTGGTGGAAAATCTCATCAAAGCCGGGGCATTGGATGTCCTGGGGGGAACAAGAAAGCAGTTCATGAGTATTTATATTCAGATCGTCGACCATATGCAGCAGGAAAAGAAAAATTCCATGGTCGGTCAGATGAGCCTGTTCGATATGGTGAGCGAGGAGCAGAAGGAAGAGTTTCAGATCAGAATGCCGGATGTCGGAGAATATACAAAGGAGAACCTCCTTGGATTTGAAAAAGAGGTACTCGGAGTGTATGTCAGCGGCCATCCGCTGGAGTCTTATGAAGAAGAGTGGCGGAAGGTGATTTCTGCGACCACTGCTGATTTTCAGGTTGATCCTGAAGTCGGATATACGAAAGTAAGAGACGGAGCCAGGGAGATCATCGGCGGTATCATTGCGGAAAAGACGGTGAAGCATACCAAGACGAACCAGATGATGGCATTTCTGACGGTAGAAGATCTTTTCGGAACAGTAGAAGTAGTTGTATTTCCGAGGGACTACGAGAAGTATCGGCAGTATCTTGAGGAAGATAATAAGATCTTTGTAAAGGGAAGAGTTTCGGAAGAAGATGACAAGGCAAGCAAGCTGATCTGCGAGAAGATCCTTCCGTTCGGGCAGAAGAAAAAGGAATTATGGATCCAGTTTCCGGATAAGGAAACGTATCTGGAGGAAGAGGCGATAACCTATGGATATTTGGCTGATTCAGAAGGAAATGACGAAGTCATGATCTACTGTGAGAAGGAAAAAATTGTGAAAAAATTACCTGCGAATAAGAATATCAGTATAAATCCACAGATTTTGAGCAGGTTAATGAACCATTTTGGTGAGAATCGGGTAAAAGTAGTAGAAAAAGCTATTGAAAACCACTTCTAA
- a CDS encoding S1 RNA-binding domain-containing protein: MRLGVKQVLTVVKIVDFGVYLGSDEERVLLPKKQVPEGIEVGDPIEVFLYKDSSDRMIATTNEPKLTLGELAVLTVADVGRMGAFLDWGLEKDLFLPFKEQTEKVEKGDKCLVSLYIDKSERLCATMKIYHLLRTDSPYKKDDTVRGTIYEVNREIGAFVAVDNLYSALIPKREMYGRMSAGQEIEARVAAVKEDGKLDLSVRGKIPQQMDEDAELILDCIETCGGRLPFTDKADPEQIKMEMGMSKAAFKRAVGRLLKQRKIQIREDGIYRL, encoded by the coding sequence ATGAGATTAGGAGTAAAGCAGGTACTGACGGTTGTAAAGATCGTAGATTTTGGAGTGTATCTGGGCAGCGATGAAGAGAGAGTGCTTCTGCCAAAGAAGCAGGTTCCGGAAGGAATCGAGGTCGGGGATCCGATAGAAGTCTTTCTTTATAAAGATTCATCAGACCGCATGATTGCGACGACGAATGAGCCGAAGCTGACACTTGGGGAGCTGGCAGTGCTGACGGTAGCAGATGTTGGCAGAATGGGGGCATTTCTTGACTGGGGATTGGAGAAAGATTTGTTCCTTCCATTTAAAGAGCAGACAGAGAAAGTGGAAAAAGGGGATAAATGTCTTGTGAGTCTTTATATTGACAAGAGCGAGAGACTTTGTGCCACAATGAAGATCTATCACCTTCTGCGGACGGATTCTCCTTATAAAAAGGATGATACAGTCAGAGGTACGATTTACGAAGTGAACCGGGAGATCGGTGCTTTCGTGGCGGTAGATAATCTTTATTCTGCACTGATCCCGAAAAGAGAGATGTACGGAAGGATGTCTGCAGGACAGGAGATCGAAGCCCGTGTAGCAGCCGTAAAAGAGGATGGCAAGCTTGATTTAAGTGTACGTGGCAAGATCCCGCAGCAGATGGACGAAGATGCAGAACTGATCCTGGACTGTATTGAGACGTGTGGGGGCAGGCTGCCATTTACGGATAAGGCAGACCCGGAGCAGATCAAGATGGAGATGGGGATGAGCAAGGCGGCATTCAAGCGTGCGGTCGGAAGACTTTTGAAGCAGAGAAAGATTCAGATCAGGGAAGACGGGATTTACAGACTGTGA
- a CDS encoding nicotinate phosphoribosyltransferase — protein MSAQNLTLLTDLYELTMMQGYFETQENQTVIFDVFFRENPNKGGYSIMAGVDQVIDYIKNLNFSYEDVDYLRGLGLFSEDFLHYLSGFHFSGDIYAIPEGSVIFPREPLIKVVAPIMEAQLVETAILTIINHQCLIATKASRVVYAAQGDGIMEFGLRRAQGPDAGLYGARAAVIGGCVGTSNVLAGEMFDVPVMGTHAHSWIMTFKDEYTAFKEYARLYPDACTLLVDTYDTLKSGVPNAIRVFKELREAGIKPKSYGIRLDSGDLAYLSKKARKMLDDAGFPDAVIAASNDLDEYLIHDLKMQGAAITSWGVGTNLITSKDCPSFGGVYKLAAIQNAEGQFIPKIKISENTEKITNPGNKTIYRIYDKETHMLRADLICFADEVYDPEEDLLLFDPNATWKKTLLKGGTYTMKELLQPIFIHGECKYESPSVKEIAAFCKEEKATLWDETKRLFNPHKVYVDLSQKLYDTKTELLNEAHK, from the coding sequence ATGAGTGCACAGAACCTTACTTTACTGACAGACCTGTACGAACTTACTATGATGCAGGGCTATTTTGAAACTCAGGAAAACCAGACCGTAATCTTCGACGTATTTTTCCGTGAGAACCCAAATAAAGGTGGGTACTCCATTATGGCCGGCGTTGATCAGGTCATCGATTATATCAAGAATCTGAATTTTTCATATGAAGATGTGGACTATCTGAGAGGGCTGGGGCTTTTCAGTGAAGACTTTCTTCATTACCTGAGCGGATTCCATTTCAGCGGGGATATTTATGCGATTCCGGAAGGAAGTGTGATTTTCCCACGAGAGCCGCTCATCAAAGTGGTTGCCCCGATCATGGAGGCACAGCTTGTAGAAACTGCGATCCTGACCATCATCAACCATCAGTGTCTGATCGCTACCAAGGCATCCCGTGTTGTATACGCCGCACAGGGAGATGGGATCATGGAATTTGGTCTCCGCCGGGCACAGGGACCGGATGCCGGACTTTACGGTGCAAGAGCTGCCGTCATCGGTGGATGCGTAGGTACATCCAATGTACTCGCAGGAGAGATGTTTGATGTGCCTGTTATGGGAACACATGCCCACAGTTGGATCATGACATTTAAGGATGAATACACTGCATTTAAAGAATACGCAAGACTGTATCCGGATGCATGTACCCTGCTGGTAGACACTTATGATACTTTAAAATCCGGTGTTCCGAATGCGATCCGTGTATTTAAAGAGCTTCGTGAGGCAGGTATCAAACCGAAGAGCTATGGAATCCGCCTTGACTCCGGTGACCTTGCCTACCTTTCCAAAAAGGCAAGAAAGATGCTGGATGATGCCGGTTTCCCGGATGCCGTTATTGCTGCATCCAATGACCTCGATGAATACCTCATCCACGATCTGAAAATGCAGGGTGCTGCCATTACTTCCTGGGGGGTCGGAACGAATCTGATCACTTCAAAAGACTGCCCGTCCTTTGGCGGTGTATACAAGCTGGCAGCGATCCAAAATGCAGAAGGACAGTTTATCCCGAAGATCAAGATCTCCGAAAATACGGAGAAGATCACAAACCCGGGAAATAAGACGATCTACAGAATTTATGATAAAGAAACTCATATGCTTCGTGCAGACCTTATTTGTTTCGCTGATGAGGTTTATGATCCTGAAGAAGACCTTCTTCTTTTCGATCCGAATGCAACCTGGAAAAAGACACTTCTCAAAGGCGGAACCTATACTATGAAAGAACTTTTACAGCCAATTTTTATTCACGGAGAATGTAAGTATGAGTCCCCTTCCGTCAAAGAGATCGCAGCTTTCTGTAAAGAAGAAAAAGCAACTCTCTGGGATGAGACAAAGCGTTTGTTCAATCCTCATAAAGTATATGTGGATCTTTCTCAGAAATTATATGATACAAAAACTGAGCTTCTGAATGAAGCACATAAATAG
- a CDS encoding Cof-type HAD-IIB family hydrolase: MQYQVIVLDLDGTLTNSKKEITEPTRQALIDIQKNGKTVVLASGRPINGVAPLAKQLRLQDFGGYMLSFNGARVTRCSDGKIIYNKQIPPEMIRPICDIVRSYAEQGVDLITYTDTTIISAIAPNQYTRIESGINRMEIYQPDDFVSYIDFPINKLLVPGPADVLQELMKLLKEKYHGLLNIYLSEPYFLEIMPQNIDKAHSLQKLLNSIGLTADSMICCGDGFNDLSMIEYAGLGVAMENAQPIIKDSADFITRSNDEDGVLHVVNLFMR, encoded by the coding sequence ATGCAATATCAGGTTATCGTGCTGGATTTGGACGGCACACTTACAAATTCAAAAAAGGAGATCACCGAACCGACCCGTCAGGCTCTCATCGACATTCAAAAGAACGGAAAGACAGTTGTTCTTGCCAGCGGCCGCCCCATCAACGGGGTTGCTCCACTGGCAAAGCAACTGCGTCTTCAGGATTTCGGAGGCTATATGCTTTCCTTTAACGGTGCAAGAGTGACACGCTGTTCAGATGGGAAGATCATTTATAATAAGCAGATTCCACCTGAGATGATCCGACCGATTTGTGATATCGTCCGCTCTTATGCAGAACAGGGGGTTGATCTGATCACTTATACTGATACAACGATTATCTCTGCGATCGCTCCGAACCAGTATACCCGGATTGAATCGGGAATCAACCGTATGGAGATTTACCAGCCGGATGACTTTGTCTCCTATATTGATTTCCCGATCAATAAGCTGCTTGTCCCAGGACCCGCAGATGTCCTTCAGGAGCTGATGAAACTGCTGAAAGAGAAATACCACGGACTACTCAATATTTATCTTTCCGAACCGTATTTCCTTGAGATCATGCCTCAGAACATTGATAAGGCTCATTCTCTGCAAAAACTTCTCAACAGTATCGGACTGACTGCTGATTCCATGATCTGCTGCGGTGACGGCTTTAATGACCTTTCCATGATCGAATATGCCGGACTCGGTGTCGCCATGGAAAATGCACAGCCAATTATAAAAGACTCCGCTGATTTCATCACCCGCTCGAATGATGAAGACGGAGTCCTTCATGTTGTTAATCTATTCATGCGTTAG
- a CDS encoding DMT family transporter produces the protein MDKRKLSNMLLILTALIWGSAFVAQSIGMEYIGPFTFGAARSILGGVTLLPVVFFRKKKSQANKGKAEPDEKKEKNEQRKTLLAGGICCGICLTIGSMAQQIGLQYTTAGKGGFITALYILIVPLLGLAFGRKAGKKVWCGVILAVVGMYFLCVKDGFSISKGDWIILAGSFAFAGHILVIDYFSPKVDGVCLSCLQFFICGMICAIPMLVSEQPTVNAVLVSWRPIVYAGVLSSGVGYTLQIIAQKNTDPTVASLLMSLESVFAVLAGWVILGERLSVREFVGCVLVFSAVIIAQLPERKAVSSGNRTVSE, from the coding sequence ATGGACAAAAGAAAACTAAGTAATATGCTGTTGATTCTGACAGCGTTAATTTGGGGAAGTGCATTCGTGGCACAGAGCATCGGAATGGAATATATCGGACCGTTTACGTTTGGTGCAGCCCGGAGCATTTTAGGGGGAGTAACTTTGCTCCCGGTCGTCTTTTTCAGAAAGAAAAAGTCACAGGCAAATAAAGGGAAAGCAGAACCGGATGAAAAGAAAGAAAAAAATGAGCAAAGAAAGACTTTGCTGGCGGGAGGTATCTGCTGTGGTATCTGTCTGACGATCGGAAGTATGGCACAGCAGATCGGACTGCAATATACCACAGCAGGAAAAGGCGGATTTATTACAGCTCTCTATATTCTGATTGTTCCACTTTTGGGACTGGCATTCGGGAGAAAAGCAGGGAAAAAAGTTTGGTGCGGTGTTATTTTGGCTGTGGTTGGAATGTATTTCCTTTGCGTAAAAGACGGATTTTCTATTTCAAAGGGAGACTGGATCATTTTGGCAGGTTCTTTCGCTTTTGCGGGACACATTCTTGTGATCGATTATTTTTCGCCGAAAGTGGATGGAGTATGTCTTTCGTGTCTTCAGTTTTTTATTTGCGGGATGATCTGTGCCATTCCGATGCTGGTGTCAGAACAGCCGACAGTGAATGCGGTACTGGTATCCTGGCGACCGATCGTATATGCAGGTGTATTGTCCAGTGGCGTCGGATATACGCTTCAGATCATTGCACAAAAAAATACAGACCCGACGGTAGCATCATTGTTGATGAGCCTGGAATCTGTATTTGCTGTACTGGCGGGATGGGTCATTTTAGGAGAAAGACTTTCCGTCAGAGAATTTGTGGGATGCGTACTGGTATTCTCAGCAGTGATTATTGCCCAGCTCCCGGAACGGAAAGCAGTCAGTTCCGGAAATCGGACAGTTTCAGAATAA